The Setaria italica strain Yugu1 chromosome IX, Setaria_italica_v2.0, whole genome shotgun sequence genome has a window encoding:
- the LOC101775152 gene encoding BRCT domain-containing protein At4g02110 isoform X3: protein MDSSGTDYDIGDEHLFDGVRFFLVGFESDVESQYRSEMEVRGGADAGSLGNGCTHVVVSNLFYDDPTCVAARAEGKKVVIDQWVEDSLDRGVLADVDRVIYWPVRHSNGIPGAQSLLICLTGYQRNYREYIMKMVSLMGARFSKSLIANVVTHLICYKFEGEKYEVAKKVNIKLVNHQWLEDCLKAWEILPVDDYSKSSWELELMEAQANDSEHEAEAAGPRSLSNRSSVRCTLNSKNCKETFVKYDVDARKRSPVIPSGNKEVVVGRNLNSPDHILKTEDADSKTRDITGQSSASSMVPVSAKADVFARIQSPLGHIMNAEDADSKRHDIRGQGSPNSSLLAVSAKVDGLSPIQTSLGLSQKRDNSVVRNNNSPNLQEAERKHVGARTQDFASGVLGTSSSKMTAFSNHHLDTLNKAPGILKGHTDHVSGKSSASQDHIDVTKVPLSSPLRGNQSADELDSSKVDRWQRHEKCAPSGIHITAAGRSNTDDKLTNHESNPKSGGDSKFNSIKNTSNSKKASRKSLLPEVHSVNHMQSPKRAEDSTLRADSNISSLEMGHQKVFENADDQSKKGNENIKCVDGLNGAYAQKRKILVSPASLNLQKEDLVSETGPLDSPFASWLSDASDAEANAVNFGKQQFSLSTSRQRRSRKTSLKHGGLINGIKLPESSSSDKNVKSSLKARMSLKAMVENKCTRTPSPAVQDGKTSFSFQNKDGEDTQGSGNAVNQDCLHEIGNLRTKDQAHDKSVHNSSNSHVVSSSGNVGTKVTDPLKVNDYEEPVVSNSELERVVSDANVKDKEDAKRLQDTSSNVQGETSYSKKVATPERRNAGAKRPRSASIEAEGSAINSGKKVVTESWPAEVIPHENADPASKNGCTMASAAELKTNPSKKALICRVTDTVAKRTRNACAKTDDTQVASSLEFSKVISQENIEANPKKFFDTGNADEQQRNSPKKIPNTRVRNTAAKRSRKSDINTSNEPLVDKTGTVATGSLFDDLFPSDNEDYPKKLSSCASASDCGTLSSKTVSNGRTRNAVAKRKMKTVEDKSGSKCGKVGSVIASVAEAVSSKRTEEISCNSNKITTDQDSDKSNKDVIKDASGLFCQDSGTVDKQGGSYNFNLRSSKRNKALTSDHEKENRLDHSNLNSISNRTSSLQSKFDAKSIEKSTRVLSDSEHQGVKVSESGTLIVSEPALFILSGNREQRRDCRSILRRLKGRVCRDSHHWSYQATHFIAPDPLRRTEKFFAAAAAGRWILKKEYLTSCTEAGKFVDEEPFEWFGSGLNDGETISLDAPRKWRNIRQQMGHGAFYGMQIVVYGQLILPTL, encoded by the exons ATGGATTCCTCCGGCACAGACTACGACATCGGCGACGAGCACCTGTTTGACGGCGTCCGCTTCTTCCTCGTCGGGTTCGAGAGCGACGTCGAGTCCCAG TACCGGTCTGAGATGGaggtgcgcggcggcgccgacgccgggTCATTGGGCAATGGGTGCACGCACGTAGTCGTGTCGAACCTCTTCTAC GATGACCCAACGTGCGTGGCCGCGCGGGCAGAAGGGAAAAAAGTCGTCATCGATCAGTGGGTGGAGGATAGCTTGGATCGCGGGGTGCTTGCTGATGTTGATAGG GTTATCTATTGGCCGGTGAGACATTCGAATGGAATACCTGGTGCACAATCACTGCTCATTTGCTTGACAGGTTACCAAAGAAACTATCGCGAATACATAATG AAAATGGTTTCTTTGATGGGAGCACGATTCTCCAAGTCTTTGATAGCAAATGTTGTGACTCACCTTATTTGCTATAAATTTGAAG GCGAGAAGTATGAGGTTGCGAAAAAGGTGAACATCAAACTTGTGAATCACCAGTGGTTGGAAGACTG CTTAAAGGCATGGGAAATTCTCCCAGTCGATGATTATAGCAAAAG TAGCTGGGAGCTAGAATTAATGGAGGCGCAAGCTAATGACTCTGAACATGAAGCAGAAGCTGCAGGTCCAAGGTCATTAAGCAATAGGTCCAGTGTCAGGTGCACTCTCAACTCAAAAAATTGCAAGGAAACTTTTGTGAAGTATGATGTCGATGCACGAAAGCGATCACCTGTAATTCCCAGTGGTAATAAAGAGGTGGTTGTGGGAAGGAATTTGAACAGCCCTGATCATATCTTGAAGACAGAAGATGCAGACAGCAAGACACGTGATATTACAGGCCAAAGCAGTGCTAGCTCTATGGTTCCAGTTTCTGCTAAGGCTGATGTCTTTGCACGCATTCAAAGTCCACTGGGTCATATCATGAACGCAGAGGATGCAGACAGCAAGAGACATGATATTAGAGGCCAAGGCAGTCCTAACTCTAGTTTGTTGGCAGTTTCTGCTAAGGTGGATGGCCTCTCACCCATTCAAACTTCACTTGGCCTCAGTCAAAAGAGAGATAATTCTGTAGTAAGGAACAACAATAGCCCGAATCTGCAGGAAGCTGAAAGAAAACATGTTGGTGCAAGGACACAGGATTTTGCAAGTGGTGTTCTAGGCACTAGCTCAAGCAAAATGACTGCTTTTAGTAATCATCATTTAGATACCTTAAATAAGGCCCCGGGCATTCTAAAGGGCCACACAGATCATGTTTCTGGAAAATCTTCTGCCAGTCAGGATCATATAGATGTTACTAAAGTCCCATTGTCCAGCCCCTTGAGAGGAAATCAGTCTGCGGATGAGCTTGATTCATCAAAAGTTGACAGATGGCAGCGTCACGAGAAGTGTGCACCCTCAGGTATTCATATCACAGCAGCTGGTCGGTCAAATACTGATGACAAGCTCACCAATCATGAGTCCAATCCAAAATCAGGAGGTGATTCCAAATTCAACAGCATCAAGAACACAAGTAACTCTAAAAAGGCCTCTCGGAAGTCTTTGTTACCAGAAGTGCATTCAGTTAACCATATGCAATCACCTAAGAGGGCCGAAGATAGCACACTGCGAGCTGACTCCAATATTTCTTCATTAGAAATGGGACATCAAAAGGTTTTTGAGAATGCTGACGATCAGAGCAAGAAAGGCAATGAAAATATTAAGTGTGTGGATGGACTAAATGGTGCATATGCTCAGAAAAGGAAGATCTTAGTCTCCCCAGCTAGCCTAAATTTGCAAAAGGAAGATCTGGTGTCAGAAACTGGTCCTTTAGATTCTCCATTTGCGAGTTGGCTGAGTGATGCATCTGACGCTGAAGCTAATGCTGTTAATTTTGGAAAGCAGCAATTTAGCTTATCTACAAGCAGACAAAGAAGATCTAGGAAGACCTCTCTCAAGCATGGTGGTCTCATTAATGGAATCAAGCTTCCTGAATCGTCTTCAAGTGATAAGAATGTAAAATCTTCATTGAAAGCAAGAATGTCACTGAAAGCAATGGTAGAAAACAAATGCACCAGGACTCCTTCACCCGCTGTTCAAGATGGAAAGACAAGTTTCTCCTTTCAAAATAAGGATGGGGAAGATACACAAGGTAGTGGTAATGCGGTGAATCAAGATTGCTTGCATGAGATAGGAAATCTTCGCACAAAGGATCAGGCACATGACAAATCTGTACATAATTCAAGTAATTCACATGTCGTTTCCTCTTCTGGAAATGTTGGCACCAAGGTTACTGATCCACTCAAGGTCAATGATTACGAAGAGCcagtggtgtcaaattctgAACTTGAGAGGGTAGTGTCTGATGCCAATGTGAAAGACAAAGAAGACGCTAAACGATTACAAGACACTTCAAGCAATGTTCAGGGTGAAACCAGTTATTCAAAGAAAGTAGCAACTCCTGAACGAAGGAATGCAGGTGCCAAGAGGCCTCGAAGTGCTAGTATTGAGGCTGAAGGGTCAGCTATTAACAGTGGTAAGAAAGTAGTTACTGAATCCTGGCCTGCTGAAGTGATTCCTCATGAGAATGCTGATCCAGCCTCCAAAAATGGCTGCACCATGGCAAGTGCAGCTGAACTCAAAACAAATCCTTCAAAGAAAGCACTGATTTGTAGAGTGACAGATACTGTTGCAAAGAGGACAAGGAATGCTTGCGCCAAGACAGATGACACACAAGTAGCTTCTAGTTTGGAGTTCAGTAAGGTGATTTCTCAAGAAAATATTGAGGCAAATCCCAAAAAGTTTTTTGACACCGGAAATGCTGATGAACAACAAAGAAATTCACCTAAGAAAATACCCAACACCAGAGTAAGGAATACAGCAGCGAAGAGGTCACGGAAATCTGACATCAACACCAGCAATGAACCGTTAGTTGACAAAACTGGGACAGTGGCAACTGGTTCATTGTTTGATGACTTGTTTCCTTCAGACAATGAAGACTACCCTAAAAAACTTTCTAGTTGTGCAAGTGCTAGTGACTGTGGAACACTTTCCTCCAAGACTGTATCGAATGGCAGAACTAGGAATGCAGTTGCCAAGAGGAAAATGAAAACTGTAGAAGACAAATCAGGCAGCAAGTGTGGCAAAGTTGGTAGTGTCATTGCATCTGTAGCAGAAGCTGTTTCATCAAAGAGAACTGAAGAGATTTCATGCAATAGCAACAAAATAACCACTGATCAGGACTCTGACAAATCCAATAAGGATGTGATAAAAGATGCATCCGGATTGTTTTGTCAAGATTCTGGTACGGTAGACAAGCAAGGAGGATCATACAATTTTAACTTGAGAAGCAGCAAAAGAAATAAAGCTCTTACTTCGGATCATGAAAAGGAGAACAGACTAGACCATAGTAATCTCAACTCTATATCAAATAGAACTAGCAGTTTGCAGTCCAAATTTGATGCAAAATCAATTGAGAAAAGCACACGAGTGCTCAGTGACAGTGAGCACCAAGGGGTAAAAGTAAGTGAATCTGGAACCTTGATCGTGAGTGAACCTGCATTATTTATTTTAAGTGGAAATCGTGAGCAGAGAAGGGATTGTCGCTCAATTCTTAGACGGCTGAAGGGACGAGTTTGTAGGGATTCACATCATTGGTCATACCAAGCAACACATTTCATTGCCCCAGATCCTCTCAGGAGAACCGAGAAGTTTtttgcagcagctgcagcaggcaG GTGGATACTCAAGAAAGAGTACTTGACTTCGTGCACTGAGGCTGGCAAGTTTGTGGATGAAGAACCATTTGAATGGTTTGGTTCGGGCCTTAATGATGGAGAAACAATCAGCCTTGATGCTCCTAGAAAATGGCGAAATATAAGGCAGCAGATGGGCCATGGTGCCTTCTATGGAATGCAGATTGTTGTCTATGGACAGCTCATACTACCAACGCTG TGA